The Ziziphus jujuba cultivar Dongzao chromosome 7, ASM3175591v1 genome includes a region encoding these proteins:
- the LOC107423736 gene encoding uncharacterized protein LOC107423736, whose translation MKKEEEKCVLEINLISAQGIKLPSGHLWRMQTYALAWIDPSIKLRTEVDRVGGENPTWNDRFLFQVSPEFLSCETSAVSVEIYGVSCVRDNLIGTVRFLLSNFLNIHAKIPSFTALQIRRPSGRFHGVLNVGAMVMDRSDFPALRNISAISYRDLMGKSHRHKRGKDRRRESEKENSCGGFSDRSFAESPACSDSSESSTSSSSAASTALKDWNSIRDVAGNKSLKNSSYASGFLCGLLLQRKVHLGPCDQNMDSFGGPENRDR comes from the coding sequence atgaagaaagaagaagagaaatgcGTGCTGGAGATTAACCTAATCTCTGCGCAAGGCATCAAATTGCCGTCTGGGCACTTGTGGAGAATGCAGACGTACGCGCTCGCTTGGATCGACCCCTCCATCAAGCTTCGCACCGAAGTCGATCGAGTCGGCGGCGAGAACCCTACCTGGAACGATCGCTTCCTCTTCCAAGTCTCCCCTGAGTTCCTCTCCTGCGAGACCTCTGCTGTCTCAGTCGAGATTTACGGCGTAAGTTGCGTACGCGACAACTTGATCGGTACCGTCCGATTCCTCCTCAGCAACTTCCTTAATATCCACGCCAAAATCCCGTCCTTCACGGCTCTACAAATCCGGCGACCTTCCGGCAGGTTCCACGGCGTTTTGAACGTCGGCGCGATGGTTATGGACCGCTCGGATTTCCCCGCCCTGCGAAATATCTCGGCTATCAGCTACCGCGATCTGATGGGAAAAAGCCACAGACACAAGCGCGGGAAGGATCGCCGGAGGGAATCGGAGAAGGAGAATTCTTGTGGCGGCTTTTCGGATCGGTCTTTTGCTGAATCGCCTGCCTGCTCGGACAGCAGCGAATCATCGACCTCGTCGTCGTCAGCTGCATCGACGGCGCTCAAGGATTGGAATTCAATCAGAGATGTGGCGGGAAACAAGAGCTTGAAGAATTCATCTTACGCCTCGGGATTCTTGTGCGGCTTGTTGTTGCAAAGGAAGGTCCATCTTGGTCCGTGCGATCAGAATATGGACTCGTTCGGTGGGCCCGAAAATAGAGATAGGTGA
- the LOC107423735 gene encoding BAG family molecular chaperone regulator 6, translated as MMPHYRCMESYPFQRNQTPFTPYQAFPTPMPVDPAKPGTIYEPWPHGGNYGYTMPCHSCCNHGNFSGYYGSRPYVPAPMPSPMHFCGGYPTPYGEAYPAYYAPPPHYSVDLPRYEYEKNVPGSNHCCGCPHHFYNPKEEKSVKIEEQEPDVVEKKEGDSVVPIQMKNQPHPIVWIPQEYLHNKGQRKSIEPEVREQEKVPPKTKQPESESLKSSEQERGIRNGWLPLEINNLRSLMHGEDGKRMHDQQGKGQKKELPFPVIWMPYDNKQDEVGKNDDKQDDSRDRNGAKDQQSDEIKKQFPFPIIWMPPLENKHEDAGKKGSNDVNCNIKYEENPPSTFNVVPEKHPGDGSSTHMSGVNEENLAAQSGVEKKKIANHKIIPVKQIDEHEVDKSEETKERGRSVPVNKSSESNDRRSSSPPKTPKLPPVCLRVDPLPRKKKGSSRSPSPDSKSHSEKDTNDTVGASACLDEKAQQVSSCSNEVEPNEKEKKVIEGTEREISGNDDGDQMDVSQVPINLPMQPMADVCTKLVLDKTGEEGTECPIKEDQEASKVSNAAAEEAKELRKATDAAKSLHEEGKLEKKTLSDVEAAVAIQSAYRGFDVRRWEPLKKLKQIAEIREQLVDVRNHIQALESSYNIQIDNKQKVVIGETIMRLLLKLDAIQGLPPGLRDIRKSLARELVTLQEKLDSLVIKNFQEPETKVSTSKLAENIDAEVQNRESMQKQEKQEAIEHDEKESSLQDVYVSSHDSTKPCEAQLPHVTDSEPSLKIEEASDSLSENNVQPTNVEDDLQTLPMAVDETKHGEGNVEILMEPRDEVVNGELEASSMMVTKTDKPEDASDPNQFVQVPLAVEVTTDSEIQRTSLEASHVTCTQTKDLEELPHGMIDDKPVTTEFEVDKQIEMDKNEVPQASKVERVLEGTSPTDTDGAMAPSKDADMSIEQVPVGLIDGDAALSELGKCGEAEMEKNDDVLVKNECEGTIDLNPSELPTEKESKQPNEAAEHPSVVEPEECVKVVCEDDKELPGCLAPEGETEHQEINEIVNHVREPAESQLMVSFEKGNPEDTARGKEEPIENNEQDNDLPSITTMEEEGKETQERKDVVEGGELEYMENEKIQDQEAGFETTKDVVHVEHVEQKGESLPASPTDGPLSVDGTGKESETNKKLKEENAKLKEMMEKLLEAGKEQLDCISNLTGRVKDLEKKLATTRKKKPRTRLVKRSNVPPIKGRVVGVAV; from the exons ATGATGCCTCACTATAGATGCATGGAGTCGTACCCTTTCCAAAGAAACCAAACCCCTTTCACTCCATATCAGGCCTTCCCAACTCCTATGCCAGTGGATCCAGCCAAGCCTGGTACCATATATGAGCCTTGGCCTCACGGTGGCAACTATGGCTATACAATGCCTTGTCATTCCTGCTGCAACCATGGTAACTTCTCTGGCTATTATGGTTCCAGACCTTATGTTCCGGCTCCGATGCCATCACCGATGCACTTCTGTGGAGGCTACCCAACACCATACGGTGAAGCCTATCCTGCTTATTATGCTCCCCCACCGCATTATTCCGTAGACCTGCCTAGATACGAATATGAAAAGAACGTGCCCGGGAGCAACCACTGCTGTGGCTGCCCTCATCATTTCTACAACCCCAAGGAAGAAAAAAGTGTGAAGATTGAGGAACAAGAACCAGACGTTGTGGAAAAGAAAGAGGGTGACTCTGTGGTCCCAATTCAGATGAAAAACCAGCCACACCCTATTGTCTGGATTCCTCAAGAGTATTTGCATAATAAAGGGCAGAGGAAGTCCATTGAGCCAGAAGTAAGAGAGCAGGAAAAGGTTCCACCTAAAACAAAGCAACCTGAGAGTGAGAGTTTAAAATCTAGTGAACAGGAACGAGGAATCAGGAATGGATGGTTACCTCTTGAAATAAACAACCTTAGGTCTTTAATGCATGGTGAAGATGGGAAGAGAATGCATGATCAGCAGGGTAAGGGGCAAAAGAAGGAGCTGCCGTTTCCTGTTATCTGGATGCCTTATGATAACAAACAGGATGAAGTTGGAAAGAATGATGACAAACAGGATGACAGCAGGGATAGGAATGGCGCTAAGGATCAGCAAAGCGatgaaataaagaaacaatTTCCATTTCCTATTATTTGGATGCCTCCTTTGGAAAATAAGCATGAAGATGCTGGGAAGAAGGGTAGTAACGATGTAAACtgcaatataaaatatgaagaaaatcCACCATCCACATTCAATGTTGTTCCAGAGAAGCATCCTGGTGATGGCAGCAGCACCCACATGTCTGGAGTAAACGAAGAGAACCTCGCTGCCCAGAGTGGAgtagagaagaagaaaattgctaatcataaaattattccTGTGAAACAAATTGATGAACATGAGGTGGACAAGTCTGAAGAAACTAAGGAAAGAGGAAGAAGTGTTCCAGTGAATAAGTCTTCAGAAAGCAATGACAGAAGATCCTCATCCCCACCCAAAACGCCTAAGCTGCCACCTGTTTGTCTTAGAGTTGATCCTTTGCCAAGGAAGAAAAAGGGGAGTTCGCGGTCTCCGAGTCCTGATTCAAAAAGCCATTCAGAAAAGGATACAAATGACACTGTAGGTGCCTCTGCTTGCCTAGATGAAAAAGCACAACAGGTTTCCAGCTGCAGTAATGAGGTAGAACCAaatgaaaaggagaaaaaggtaATTGAAGGTACAGAAAGGGAAATCAGTGGAAACGATGATGGAGATCAAATGGATGTATCCCAGGTTCCTATCAACCTGCCAATGCAGCCCATGGCTGACGTCTGCACTAAGCTAGTTCTTGATAAAACTGGGGAAGAGGGAACTGAGTGTCCGATTAAAGAGGATCAAGAAGCAAGCAAGGTGAGCAATGCAGCAGCTGAGGAAGCAAAAGAGTTAAGAAAAGCTACAGACGCAGCAAAATCACTTCATGAGGAAGGGAAGCTTGAAAAGAAGACCTTATCAGATGTGGAGGCAGCTGTTGCTATTCAGTCAGCATACCGTGGGTTTGATGTGAGAAGATGGGAGCCATTGAAGAAACTGAAACAAATAGCTGAAATTCGTGAACAATTGGTTGATGTTCGAAACCACATTCAAGCTTTGGAGTCATCTTACAACATCCAAATTGATAATAAGCAGAAAGTGGTAATTGGAGAGACCATAATGAGACTTCTGCTGAAATTGGATGCCATTCAG GGTTTGCCTCCAGGTCTAAGAGACATCAGAAAATCCTTGGCAAGAGAGCTTGTAACTCTTCAGGAGAAGCTCGACTCTCTTGTGATTAAAAATTTCCAAGAACCTGAAACAAAGGTTTCTACCTCTAAACTTGCGGAAAACATTGATGCAGAAGTCCAAAACAGAGAATCCATGCAAAAGCAGGAAAAACAGGAAGCAATAGAACatgatgagaaggaaagttCACTTCAGGATGTGTATGTAAGCAGTCATGATTCAACAAAACCATGCGAAGCTCAGCTGCCTCACGTGACTGATTCAGAGCCTAGTTTGAAAATTGAGGAAGCTTCAGATTCTCTCTCTGAGAATAATGTCCAACCCACGAATGTGGAAGATGATCTTCAAACTCTACCGATGGCAGTTGATGAAACCAAGCATGGAGAAGGCAATGTAGAAATCTTAATGGAACCTAGAGATGAGGTAGTCAATGGAGAGCTTGAAGCTAGTTCAATGATGGTAACAAAGACAGATAAGCCAGAGGATGCTTCTGACCCCAACCAATTTGTCCAAGTTCCATTAGCAGTAGAAGTAACAACTGATTCTGAGATTCAACGAACTAGCTTGGAGGCTTCCCATGTGACATGCACGCAGACAAAAGATCTTGAAGAACTGCCTCATGGAATGATTGATGACAAGCCTGTTACAACAGAGTTTGAAGTAGACAAACAAATTGAAATGGACAAGAATGAAGTTCCACAGGCTTCAAAAGTTGAACGTGTATTGGAAGGAACTTCCCCAACAGATACTGATGGTGCAATGGCTCCTAGTAAAGATGCAGATATGTCGATTGAACAAGTACCCGTGGGATTAATTGATGGAGACGCTGCATTGTCTGAGCTTGGGAAGTGCGGAGAAGCTGAAATGGAGAAGAATGACGATGTACTAGTCAAAAATGAATGTGAAGGCACTATTGATTTAAATCCATCAGAGCTGCCGACTGAAAAGGAAAGTAAGCAGCCAAATGAAGCAGCTGAGCACCCTAGCGTTGTTGAACCAGAGGAATGTGTAAAGGTTGTATGTGAGGATGATAAGGAACTCCCTGGCTGTTTAGCGCCTGAAGGAGAAACAGAGCATCAGGAAATAAATGAAATCGTTAACCATGTCCGAGAACCAGCAGAATCTCAGCTAATGGTCTCATTTGAGAAGGGAAATCCAGAAGATACTGCAAGAGGTAAAGAAGAGCCAATTGAGAATAACGAACAAGATAACGATCTGCCGTCAATAACAACCATGGAGGAGGAGGGAAAAGAGACACAAGAGAGAAAAGATGTAGTTGAAGGCGGTGAATTGGAATATATGGAAAATGAGAAGATTCAAGACCAGGAAGCTGGATTTGAAACGACCAAGGATGTAGTGCATGTTGAACATGTCGAACAGAAAGGAGAGTCATTGCCTGCGTCACCAACTGACGGCCCACTGTCCGTTGATGGAACTGGGAAAGAGTCCGAAACCAATAAAAAACTTAAAGAAGAGAATGCGAAATTAAAGGAAATGATGGAGAAGTTATTGGAAGCAGGGAAGGAACAATTAGATTGTATATCCAACCTCACTGGACGAGTGAAAGACCTGGAGAAAAAACTGGCAACTACTAGGAAGAAGAAACCAAGGACAAGGCTCGTCAAACGGTCAAATGTTCCACCCATCAAGGGGAGGGTCGTTGGTGTTGCAGTttaa